A DNA window from Shewanella baltica contains the following coding sequences:
- the rsmG gene encoding 16S rRNA (guanine(527)-N(7))-methyltransferase RsmG, which yields MLSAQLEAYLAEINLPATAEQKKQLIDFVGMLNKWNKAYNLTSVRDPEAMLIRHIMDSLVVSKHLQGERFIDVGTGPGLPGIPLAIMNPDKQFVLLDSLGKRIRFQKQVSFELGIHNISSVESRVEAYQPEQKFDGVLSRAFASIQDMLTWCHHLPAEHGQFYALKGQLNDEEMQHIPSGFAVKEVIELKVPKLDEQRNLLKIIKELQA from the coding sequence GTGTTATCTGCCCAGTTAGAGGCTTATTTAGCCGAAATTAATTTGCCCGCAACCGCCGAGCAAAAAAAACAACTAATTGATTTTGTTGGCATGCTCAACAAATGGAATAAAGCCTATAACCTGACATCGGTGAGAGATCCCGAAGCCATGTTGATCCGTCATATCATGGACAGCTTAGTGGTTTCAAAACATCTGCAAGGTGAACGTTTTATCGATGTGGGCACAGGACCCGGTTTACCTGGGATCCCGTTAGCGATTATGAATCCCGATAAACAATTTGTGTTATTGGACAGCTTAGGTAAACGCATTCGTTTTCAAAAACAAGTGTCCTTTGAATTAGGCATTCATAACATCAGCTCAGTTGAAAGCCGCGTAGAAGCTTATCAACCTGAGCAAAAATTCGACGGCGTATTAAGTCGTGCATTTGCTTCAATCCAAGATATGCTGACTTGGTGCCATCATTTACCCGCCGAACATGGGCAGTTTTATGCCCTTAAAGGCCAGTTAAATGATGAAGAGATGCAACATATTCCTAGTGGATTTGCAGTGAAAGAAGTCATCGAGCTCAAGGTGCCTAAACTCGATGAACAAAGAAATT
- the mnmG gene encoding tRNA uridine-5-carboxymethylaminomethyl(34) synthesis enzyme MnmG: MHFHERFDVIVVGGGHAGTEAALAAARMGSKTLLLTHNIDTLGQMSCNPAIGGIGKGHLVKEIDALGGAMAIATDYAGIQFRTLNSSKGPAVRATRAQADRALYRQKIQNILQNQPNLRIFQQAVDDLIVENHQVVGVVTQMGLAFESPAVVLTTGTFLSGKIHIGLENYSGGRAGDPPAIALANRLRELPIRVGRLKTGTPPRIDANTIDFSQMTEQKGDSPLPVMSFMGDVSHHPKQISCWITHTNEKTHEIIRGGLDRSPMYSGVIEGIGPRYCPSIEDKIHRFADKSSHQIFIEPEGLNTNEIYPNGISTSLPFDVQLNLVRSIKGMENAEIMRPGYAIEYDYFDPRDLKNSLETKAINGLFFAGQINGTTGYEEAGAQGLLAGMNASLQVQGKEAWCPRRDEAYLGVLVDDLSTLGTKEPYRMFTSRAEYRLLLREDNADIRLTAKGRELGLVDDARWAAFSEKLESIELELQRLRCQWVHPNSPLIHALNPHLNTPISREASFEELLRRPEMDYSKLMQIEGFGPGLEDPQAAEQVQIQVKYSGYIQRQQEEINKAVRNENTGLPLTLDYKEVPGLSNEVIAKLNNHKPETIGQASRISGITPAAISILLVHLKKRGLLRKSA; encoded by the coding sequence ATGCATTTTCATGAACGGTTTGATGTAATTGTTGTTGGTGGTGGTCATGCCGGAACTGAAGCCGCGTTGGCAGCAGCAAGAATGGGATCAAAAACATTATTACTAACGCACAATATCGATACGTTAGGACAAATGTCATGTAATCCAGCGATCGGTGGCATAGGCAAAGGCCACCTAGTGAAAGAAATTGACGCCTTAGGTGGTGCAATGGCGATCGCAACCGATTATGCAGGGATCCAATTTAGAACCTTGAATTCAAGCAAAGGCCCAGCAGTACGAGCGACACGTGCACAAGCTGACCGTGCGCTGTATCGTCAAAAAATCCAAAACATATTACAAAACCAACCTAACTTACGTATTTTCCAACAAGCCGTTGATGACTTAATTGTTGAAAATCATCAAGTCGTTGGTGTAGTGACTCAAATGGGATTAGCCTTTGAATCTCCAGCCGTTGTGTTAACAACAGGCACATTCTTAAGCGGCAAAATCCACATAGGGTTAGAAAACTACAGCGGTGGCCGTGCAGGCGATCCACCAGCCATTGCCTTAGCCAATCGTTTACGTGAGTTACCGATCCGTGTGGGCCGTTTAAAAACTGGTACCCCGCCACGTATTGATGCAAACACGATCGATTTTTCTCAAATGACTGAACAAAAAGGTGATTCTCCGTTACCTGTGATGTCGTTTATGGGTGATGTCAGTCATCATCCAAAGCAGATTTCTTGCTGGATCACTCATACCAATGAAAAAACCCATGAAATTATTCGTGGTGGTTTAGACAGAAGCCCAATGTATTCAGGCGTAATCGAGGGTATTGGGCCACGTTATTGCCCATCGATTGAAGACAAGATCCATCGCTTTGCAGATAAATCTTCGCATCAGATCTTTATCGAACCTGAAGGGTTAAATACCAATGAGATCTACCCTAACGGGATCTCGACCAGCTTACCTTTCGATGTACAGCTGAATTTAGTACGTTCGATCAAGGGCATGGAAAACGCAGAAATCATGCGTCCAGGTTATGCGATCGAATATGATTATTTCGATCCAAGGGATCTGAAAAACTCATTAGAAACCAAAGCGATCAATGGGTTATTCTTCGCTGGCCAAATAAACGGCACAACCGGTTATGAAGAAGCCGGTGCTCAAGGTTTATTAGCGGGCATGAATGCGTCGCTGCAAGTGCAAGGCAAAGAAGCTTGGTGTCCACGTCGCGATGAAGCGTATCTTGGAGTACTGGTTGACGATCTGTCGACTCTGGGTACCAAAGAACCGTACCGCATGTTTACTAGCCGTGCCGAATACCGTTTGTTACTCCGTGAAGATAACGCCGACATTCGCTTAACGGCAAAAGGTCGCGAACTCGGTTTAGTCGACGACGCTCGCTGGGCAGCATTTAGTGAGAAGCTAGAATCCATTGAACTTGAACTGCAAAGGCTACGTTGCCAATGGGTACATCCAAATTCGCCTTTGATCCATGCGTTAAACCCACATTTGAATACGCCTATCTCTCGCGAAGCGTCATTTGAAGAATTACTGCGTCGTCCAGAAATGGATTACAGCAAGTTAATGCAGATTGAAGGTTTTGGTCCTGGGCTTGAAGATCCACAAGCAGCTGAACAAGTTCAGATCCAAGTGAAGTACTCTGGTTATATTCAACGCCAGCAGGAAGAGATCAACAAAGCCGTGCGTAATGAGAACACAGGTTTACCTTTGACGCTCGATTACAAAGAAGTACCAGGCTTGTCGAACGAAGTGATTGCTAAGTTAAATAACCACAAACCAGAAACCATAGGCCAAGCGTCACGGATCTCTGGTATTACCCCTGCGGCTATTTCAATTTTGTTGGTTCACCTCAAAAAGCGTGGCTTATTACGTAAGAGTGCGTAA
- the mioC gene encoding FMN-binding protein MioC: MAKIEVIVGTTLGSAEYVADEMMAQLTDQGHQVQVHLTPTLCEIDTHALWIIVSSTHGAGDLPDNIQPFFNEITEQKPDLSQVNFALCAIGDSSYDTFCQGPEKLISAIQDCDAKAFVDKIQIDVQLDPVPEDPALAWLAQWQQEI; this comes from the coding sequence ATGGCAAAGATTGAAGTAATAGTCGGCACAACATTGGGCAGTGCAGAGTATGTCGCCGACGAAATGATGGCGCAATTAACGGATCAAGGGCACCAAGTTCAAGTGCATTTAACCCCAACTCTGTGTGAAATCGACACCCATGCACTGTGGATTATCGTGTCATCTACCCACGGCGCAGGTGATCTTCCAGATAATATCCAGCCCTTTTTCAATGAAATTACCGAGCAAAAACCGGATCTCAGCCAAGTGAACTTTGCCTTATGTGCAATTGGCGACTCAAGTTACGACACCTTTTGCCAAGGCCCTGAAAAATTAATTTCAGCCATTCAAGACTGCGATGCTAAAGCCTTTGTGGATAAGATCCAGATCGATGTTCAGCTTGATCCCGTGCCAGAAGACCCAGCCCTTGCATGGTTAGCACAATGGCAACAGGAGATTTAA
- the mnmE gene encoding tRNA uridine-5-carboxymethylaminomethyl(34) synthesis GTPase MnmE, protein MTTDTIVAQATAPGRGGVGIIRISGDKASDVAMAVLGHLPKTRYADYCDFKSASGQVIDQGIALFFKGPNSFTGEDVLELQGHGGQIVLDMLIKRVMEVGGIRIAKPGEFSEQAFMNDKLDLTQAEAIADLIDATSEQAAKSALQSLQGEFSKEVHELVDQVTNLRLYVEAAIDFPDEEVDFLSDGKIANALYKIIDKLDLVQASAKQGSIIREGMKVVIAGRPNAGKSSLLNALAGKESAIVTEIAGTTRDVLREHIHLDGMPLHIIDTAGLRDTTDTVEQIGIERAWNEINSADRVLFMVDGTTTAAVDPHTIWPDFVDRLPSNLGVTVIRNKADLTGEDLMMTEEQGYSVYRISAKTGLGVEELKQHLKSLMGYQSNLEGGFIARRRHLEALELAAGHLQLGKEQLEVYLAGELLAEELRMCQLALSEITGRFTSDDLLGKIFSSFCIGK, encoded by the coding sequence GTGACAACTGACACTATCGTGGCTCAAGCCACCGCGCCCGGACGTGGCGGCGTTGGCATCATTCGAATTTCAGGCGACAAGGCCAGTGATGTCGCTATGGCCGTATTAGGTCATCTTCCTAAAACCCGATATGCCGATTATTGCGATTTTAAGAGTGCATCGGGCCAAGTAATAGACCAAGGCATAGCGCTGTTTTTTAAAGGACCGAATTCCTTTACTGGCGAAGATGTCTTGGAACTTCAAGGCCACGGCGGCCAAATTGTCCTCGACATGCTGATCAAACGTGTAATGGAAGTCGGTGGTATTCGTATCGCAAAACCAGGTGAGTTCAGCGAACAAGCCTTTATGAACGATAAACTCGACTTAACCCAAGCCGAAGCCATTGCCGACCTTATCGACGCCACCAGTGAACAAGCCGCTAAAAGCGCGCTGCAATCACTACAAGGTGAATTTTCTAAGGAAGTCCACGAGCTGGTGGACCAAGTCACTAACCTGCGTTTATACGTTGAAGCCGCAATTGATTTCCCCGATGAAGAAGTCGACTTTTTAAGTGACGGCAAAATTGCCAATGCTCTCTATAAAATCATCGACAAACTCGACCTAGTGCAAGCTAGTGCCAAGCAAGGTTCTATTATTCGTGAAGGGATGAAAGTGGTAATTGCCGGTCGTCCCAATGCCGGAAAATCGAGCTTACTGAATGCGTTAGCGGGTAAAGAGTCGGCCATTGTGACTGAAATAGCCGGTACAACACGCGACGTATTACGTGAACATATCCATTTAGATGGTATGCCGCTGCACATTATTGATACCGCTGGCCTGCGTGATACCACAGATACGGTAGAACAAATTGGTATTGAACGCGCATGGAATGAAATAAACAGCGCCGATCGCGTGCTATTTATGGTGGACGGCACGACAACCGCCGCCGTCGATCCCCATACGATTTGGCCTGACTTTGTCGATCGCCTGCCCTCCAATTTAGGTGTAACAGTGATCCGTAATAAAGCCGATCTCACGGGCGAAGACTTAATGATGACCGAAGAACAAGGTTATAGCGTCTACCGGATCTCGGCTAAAACAGGCTTAGGTGTTGAAGAATTAAAGCAACACTTGAAGTCACTTATGGGTTATCAGAGTAATCTCGAAGGTGGCTTTATCGCCCGTCGTCGTCATTTAGAAGCCCTGGAATTAGCCGCTGGACACCTGCAATTGGGTAAAGAGCAGTTAGAGGTTTACCTTGCCGGAGAGCTGCTGGCGGAAGAGCTGCGTATGTGCCAATTAGCACTATCTGAGATCACAGGCCGCTTCACTTCTGACGATTTACTCGGCAAGATTTTCAGCTCTTTCTGTATCGGGAAGTAA